The stretch of DNA TCAGATCCAGGAGATACGGACCTATTACAAGTTCCTGTCTGTGGATAATGACCGCTACTATATAAACGGCGAATACCGTCAGGTCATGCTTTCGCCGCGGGAGCTTTCCTATGACGATCTTCCCAGCCGGGTGTGGATTAACGAGCACCAGATTTATACCCACGGTTATGGACTGACCCTGGGCGTGGTTAATCAGGTGACCCGGGAGGGGCTGCCGGCGCTCATGATTCAGGATATCCCGCCGGTTTCCAAGACCAATCTCAAGGTGGACAGGCCTGAGATCTACTTCGGAGAGATTGATAACGACTATGTCTTTGTCAATACCAGGCTTAAGGAATTTGATTATCCTTCCGGGGAACAAAATGTATTTGCCCGCTACGAGGGCAGGGACGGGATCACAATAAATTCAGTATTGGACAAGGCATTGTGGGCGTTTCGGTTTAGTTCTTTGAAGATACTTCTTTCTACGGATATAACACCCGGAAGCCGCATTCTGTTTGACCGCGATGTCTATTCGCGGGTAAAAAAACTGGCCCCTTTCCTCCGGATAGATCGCGACCCATATATGGTAATTTCCGGCGGCAGGCTTTATTGGCTTATAGACGGTTATACCTCTTCCGATCTGTATCCCTATTCCAGACGGGTGAAAGGCGGGGATAATTATATACGCAACTCGGTAGTGGCCGTGGTCGATGCTTACAATGGGAATGTGAACTTTTTTATCAAGGATGCCGACGACCCGATAATTCGCACCTATGCCAGGATATTCCCCGGTGTATTCAAGCCTCTTTCCGCCATGGATGCCGATCTTCAGAATCATCTCCGCTATCCGCACTGGCTCTTCCGCACCCAGGCAAACATATATACCACATATCACATGACAGAGCCCCATGCCTTTTACAACAAAGAGGATCTATGGGAAATACCGGGAAGTCTGCGCGCCGAAAATGTCCAGATGGAGCCTTATTATACCATCATGCGTCTTCCGGGCGAGGACAAAGAGGAGTTCATCCTCATGACACCGTTTAATCCCAGTAAGAAAGATAATCTGGCCGCCTGGATGTGTGCCAAATGTGACCCCAAAGAGTATGGAAAGTTAGTAGTTTATCGCTTTCCAAAACAGAAACTCATATACGGACCACGACAAATCGAGTCCAGGATCAATCAGGAGCCGGAGATTTCCCGGCAGCTTTCGCTTTGGGATCAGCGAGGCTCAAACGTTATTCCGGGGACGCTCCTCGTTATCCCCGTCGAGGAATCCCTGATTTATGTACAGCCCATATACCTCAAGGCTGAAACCGGACAGATCCCTGAATTAAAACGTGTTATCGTAGCCTACGAAAACTCGATAGCGATGGAAGAGACGCTGGAGCAATCCTTGGCCAGGGTCTTTGGAACAA from Thermodesulfobacteriota bacterium encodes:
- a CDS encoding UPF0182 family protein, whose amino-acid sequence is MDKTRRLLIIAAAVAFLALIFGQTAAALYTDWLWFDSLDLSLLFTRVFNIQALLGLVFGLVSGLLFYLNGIFAQRWGGPAVLGSGEYLQFSAMDRLSEKIPYLLKGASILIGVVMAFYGAAQWEAFLSFFYGVPFGKSDPLFGHDIGFYIFRLPFIELLIGWLFRLLFVMFLAAMGIFALRLQIVLSPQGVDFRLPAKRYLVLFGAPFFVIIAGYFFLARYDLLYASRGVVFGAGYADENGLLPALNVMVAISLGTAGAFFYNFFRYNVKAIYGTLAAFAGIYLLGIHIYPMALQRLVVLPNEIAKETPYLMRDIAATRAGYGITSVEERDLSAAASLTPESLARNDLTIKNIRLWDHQPLLETYGQIQEIRTYYKFLSVDNDRYYINGEYRQVMLSPRELSYDDLPSRVWINEHQIYTHGYGLTLGVVNQVTREGLPALMIQDIPPVSKTNLKVDRPEIYFGEIDNDYVFVNTRLKEFDYPSGEQNVFARYEGRDGITINSVLDKALWAFRFSSLKILLSTDITPGSRILFDRDVYSRVKKLAPFLRIDRDPYMVISGGRLYWLIDGYTSSDLYPYSRRVKGGDNYIRNSVVAVVDAYNGNVNFFIKDADDPIIRTYARIFPGVFKPLSAMDADLQNHLRYPHWLFRTQANIYTTYHMTEPHAFYNKEDLWEIPGSLRAENVQMEPYYTIMRLPGEDKEEFILMTPFNPSKKDNLAAWMCAKCDPKEYGKLVVYRFPKQKLIYGPRQIESRINQEPEISRQLSLWDQRGSNVIPGTLLVIPVEESLIYVQPIYLKAETGQIPELKRVIVAYENSIAMEETLEQSLARVFGTRLPAAVQATASAPSAAEGRPSDLGESAWHHFENARRYLKEENWAAYGEELRKLGDVLKRLKEKK